From Nguyenibacter vanlangensis, one genomic window encodes:
- a CDS encoding efflux RND transporter permease subunit, with protein sequence MISKFFIERPVFANVIAVVTILLGIVGLSSLPISQYPNVVPPTVQVTTNYPGASATMIARTVALPIEQQVNGVQDMLYMQSTSTDSGAYTLTVTFRIGTDPDKAQILVQNRVSSAMASLPQSVQIQGVTVQKRSTSVLGFVALTSPDNSRDSLYLSNYATIHVIDALSRIPGVGNINVLGASQYAMRIWFDPDLLQAHGLEASDVLNAIEQQSQVVPSGQFGSPPGCAQPFQYTLDVPGRLADPVEFGNLIIKTGAGTGGQIVRLHDVARVEMGAKSYAQDFRLNGRPAIGIGVYQTPEANGLQTFRAVRGEMASLSRNFPPGVASEIPFDTTTFVSASIQEVYKTLIEAAILVLIVILVFLQDWRAMMVPATTVPVTIIGAFAAMAAMGFGVNISTLLAIVLAIGIVVDDAIVVVEGVAQQLERGLPGRAAAIKAMGVLVGPIIGITLVLMSVFIPAGFLSGLTGRMYAQFALVIAATALISAINALTLKPTQCAAWMRPVPRDARRNGFYRAFNRFYATAEARYVRLIRSVVGRSGISVLVALGIIVLAIGGLSRLPTGFLPLEDQGYFVISAQLPSGASLARVGATLRRISDVVQKVPGVENVVTISGMSVLDNSASISNAGTVYVVLKDWSQRGSGAGLIGMYHALSNAVAPIREASIRVVPPPAIQGIGNAGGFTMQLELRDGTLDWSHLQAVTADMVRAGGSQSAISRIFSTYHADAPQFVVSVDRTKAATLGVSLQDVFQELSYAVGSGYAGQFDRFNHVFQVYVQAQDAYRVDAAHLGLLRVRNANGGMVPLGSLVRVTPLTGPSLVTLYNLYPSATLIGTPGKGFSSGDALTVMEQAGAQELPPGTGYDWTAMSYQEKAVGGQIYLVFGLAMLMVYLVLAAQYESWFMPLAVIAAVPLALTGPATVIAALGIDNNLYTQIGLILLVALSAKNAILIVEMARELRESGRNIVDAAVEAARIRFRPILMTSIAFALGVVPLVTASGAGANARKSIGITTLSGMISSTCLAVVLVPAFFVVIRQFDERRKGTSHV encoded by the coding sequence ATGATATCGAAATTCTTCATAGAACGGCCGGTATTCGCCAATGTGATCGCGGTGGTGACGATTCTGCTGGGCATCGTCGGCTTATCCAGCCTGCCAATTTCGCAATATCCGAATGTCGTCCCCCCCACTGTCCAGGTCACGACGAACTATCCCGGTGCAAGCGCGACCATGATTGCACGCACCGTGGCTTTGCCGATCGAGCAGCAGGTCAATGGCGTGCAGGACATGCTCTATATGCAGAGTACCAGCACCGATAGCGGAGCCTATACGCTTACGGTTACGTTCCGAATCGGCACGGATCCCGACAAGGCGCAGATCCTGGTTCAGAACCGTGTTTCGAGCGCGATGGCATCGCTGCCGCAGAGTGTGCAGATACAGGGCGTGACCGTGCAGAAACGATCGACCAGCGTGCTCGGGTTCGTCGCGCTGACGTCACCAGACAACAGCCGCGACAGTCTGTATTTGAGCAATTACGCCACCATCCATGTCATCGACGCTCTGTCACGCATTCCCGGCGTCGGCAATATCAACGTGCTGGGTGCAAGCCAATATGCCATGCGGATTTGGTTCGATCCGGATCTCTTGCAGGCGCACGGCCTTGAGGCATCGGATGTGCTGAACGCGATCGAACAGCAGAGCCAGGTCGTGCCGTCGGGCCAATTCGGAAGTCCACCGGGATGTGCTCAGCCGTTCCAATACACGCTCGATGTTCCGGGACGCCTCGCCGACCCGGTCGAATTCGGCAATCTGATCATCAAGACGGGAGCGGGTACCGGTGGTCAGATTGTACGGCTGCACGATGTGGCGCGCGTGGAGATGGGCGCGAAATCCTATGCGCAGGATTTCCGGCTGAACGGCCGACCCGCCATCGGAATTGGGGTCTATCAGACGCCGGAGGCAAACGGCCTTCAGACGTTCCGCGCGGTGCGGGGGGAAATGGCCAGCCTGTCGCGGAATTTTCCCCCCGGCGTCGCTTCGGAGATCCCATTCGATACGACGACATTCGTCAGCGCTTCGATCCAGGAAGTCTATAAAACGCTGATCGAGGCGGCGATCCTGGTGCTGATCGTCATCCTGGTATTCCTCCAGGACTGGCGGGCGATGATGGTGCCGGCGACCACCGTGCCCGTGACGATCATCGGCGCGTTCGCTGCGATGGCGGCAATGGGGTTCGGGGTCAATATCTCCACCTTGCTGGCCATCGTGCTGGCGATCGGCATCGTGGTCGATGATGCGATCGTGGTTGTGGAGGGGGTCGCGCAGCAACTGGAGCGGGGCCTGCCCGGCCGGGCGGCCGCCATCAAGGCCATGGGCGTACTGGTCGGCCCGATCATCGGCATCACGCTGGTCCTGATGTCAGTCTTCATCCCCGCGGGGTTCCTGTCGGGCCTGACGGGACGAATGTATGCGCAATTCGCACTGGTGATCGCCGCCACCGCGCTGATCAGCGCGATCAACGCACTCACGCTCAAGCCGACGCAATGTGCGGCCTGGATGCGGCCTGTGCCGCGCGATGCGCGCCGCAACGGTTTCTATCGTGCGTTCAATCGATTCTACGCGACGGCAGAGGCGCGGTATGTCCGCCTGATCCGCTCTGTAGTCGGCCGGTCGGGCATCTCGGTGCTGGTCGCGCTCGGGATCATCGTACTGGCAATCGGCGGATTGTCACGCCTTCCAACAGGTTTCCTGCCGCTGGAAGACCAGGGCTATTTCGTAATCAGCGCGCAATTGCCCAGCGGCGCGTCCTTGGCGCGAGTTGGAGCGACATTGCGGCGCATATCGGACGTCGTTCAGAAAGTTCCCGGTGTGGAGAATGTGGTGACGATCTCCGGCATGTCGGTACTGGATAATAGCGCCTCGATATCGAATGCCGGAACCGTCTATGTCGTGCTCAAGGATTGGAGCCAGCGCGGTTCCGGCGCCGGCCTGATCGGCATGTATCACGCGCTGTCGAATGCTGTGGCGCCGATCCGCGAAGCGTCCATCCGTGTCGTGCCGCCGCCCGCGATCCAGGGGATCGGCAATGCCGGCGGCTTCACCATGCAGCTCGAATTGCGGGACGGGACATTGGATTGGTCGCATTTGCAGGCGGTGACTGCCGATATGGTTCGCGCGGGCGGATCGCAAAGCGCGATTTCACGGATTTTCAGCACCTATCATGCCGACGCGCCGCAATTCGTCGTCTCGGTCGATCGAACGAAGGCCGCGACCCTGGGCGTGTCCCTGCAGGATGTGTTCCAGGAACTGTCCTATGCCGTGGGCTCCGGATATGCCGGCCAGTTCGATCGGTTCAATCATGTGTTCCAGGTCTATGTCCAGGCGCAGGATGCGTACCGGGTCGATGCGGCGCATCTCGGTCTGTTGCGTGTCCGCAATGCCAACGGCGGAATGGTGCCGTTGGGGTCTCTGGTGCGGGTCACCCCGTTGACCGGACCGTCACTCGTAACCCTGTATAACCTCTATCCGAGCGCGACCCTCATCGGGACGCCCGGTAAGGGATTCAGTTCGGGCGACGCGCTGACGGTGATGGAGCAGGCGGGCGCACAGGAATTGCCGCCAGGTACGGGCTACGACTGGACCGCGATGTCATATCAGGAGAAGGCGGTCGGCGGTCAGATCTATCTCGTCTTCGGGCTGGCAATGCTGATGGTCTATCTCGTCCTGGCAGCGCAATATGAAAGCTGGTTCATGCCGCTTGCTGTGATCGCAGCGGTTCCGCTCGCGCTGACCGGGCCGGCGACGGTGATCGCCGCCTTGGGGATCGACAATAACCTTTACACGCAAATCGGGCTGATCCTGCTGGTTGCGCTCTCGGCCAAGAACGCGATTCTGATCGTGGAAATGGCACGCGAACTGCGCGAGAGCGGCCGCAATATCGTGGACGCGGCAGTGGAAGCGGCGCGAATCCGATTCCGCCCGATTCTGATGACGTCGATCGCTTTCGCGCTGGGCGTCGTTCCGCTGGTGACGGCGAGCGGCGCAGGCGCGAACGCGCGGAAATCGATCGGGATCACCACCCTGTCGGGAATGATCTCCTCGACCTGCCTCGCCGTCGTCCTGGTGCCGGCATTTTTTGTTGTCATCCGGCAGTTCGATGAGCGTCGCAAGGGGACGTCCCATGTATGA